One Fibrobacterota bacterium DNA segment encodes these proteins:
- a CDS encoding ThuA domain-containing protein — MAACIWAPSHAASGPITSNLKRALIYFYNYAGDHTNTPAWCGYIMKLGAAHGITIDTTRNPSTFTVANLSNYQAVVLFNAYYIGQSMSQTQKDALHDWYKQNLGIACIHQCVRNTWGGVAPNWYDSLMGGITSRPPVSVPAPCMSNRR; from the coding sequence TTGGCCGCATGCATCTGGGCGCCATCGCATGCCGCGAGCGGTCCCATCACCTCGAACCTCAAACGGGCGCTGATCTACTTCTACAATTACGCGGGCGATCATACCAACACCCCGGCCTGGTGCGGTTACATTATGAAGCTGGGGGCCGCCCACGGCATTACCATCGATACCACGCGCAATCCCTCGACCTTCACCGTCGCCAACCTTTCCAATTACCAGGCTGTCGTCCTTTTCAACGCCTACTATATCGGCCAGAGCATGTCCCAGACCCAGAAGGACGCCTTGCATGATTGGTATAAGCAGAACCTGGGCATCGCCTGTATCCATCAATGCGTGAGAAACACCTGGGGCGGCGTCGCCCCCAATTGGTATGACAGCCTGATGGGGGGCATTACATCAAGGCCGCCGGTTTCGGTACCGGCCCCGTGTATGTCGAACCGGCGGTGA